The Heyndrickxia acidicola sequence ATAAGGGGCTGAGAATATGGCACGTTTAGTAAATTCCATTGCAGAGTTAGTGGGGAATACTCCAATTGTAAAGGTGAATCGTTTAGCGGACGAAAATAGTGCGGATGTTTATTTGAAGCTTGAATACTTTAATCCCGGGAGTAGCGTAAAGGATCGTATTGCGCTGGCTATGATAGAAGCTGCAGAAAAAGCGGGGAAACTTAATGCAGGAGATACCATTGTGGAGCCGACAAGCGGAAACACAGGCATTGGCCTTGCTATGATTGCTGCAGTAAAAGGATACAGCTCGGTATTGGTGATGCCGGATACTATGAGCTTGGAGAGACGGAATTTACTTCGTGCCTATGGTGCCGAGCTCGTGCTTACACCTGGAGCTGAGGGGATGAAGGGTGCCGTAGCAAAAGCTGAAGAACTTGTTAGGGAAAAAGGCTATTTTATGCCTCAGCAATTTCAGAATGAAGCAAATCCAGAAGTACACCGCCAGACAACTGGTAAGGAAATCGTTGAATCGATGGGCAGCCAATTGGATGCTTTTGTAGCCGGAATTGGTACAGGTGGAACGATATCCGGAGCTGGCGAGGTTTTAAGAAAAGCCTATCCTTCCATTAAAATTTATGCAGTAGAGCCGAAGGATTCTCCGATATTAGACGGGGGAAAACCGGGTCCGCATAAATTACAGGGGCTCGGAGCAAACTTTGTTCCTGCTACGTTGAATCGGGAAATCTTTGACGAGATCATTCATGTTAGCACAGAGGAGGCTTTTGAGGCAGCGCGCGAAGCCGCTAAGAAGGAAGGCATTCTTGCAGGAATCTCCTCTGGAGCAGCTATCCATGCAGCTTTAAAAGTGGCGAAAGAGCTTGGAAAAGGGAAAAAGGTAGTAGCGATTATTCCTGATAATGGAGAACGTTATTTAAGTACACCTTTATACCAATTTGAAGATTAATCAGTAATTAGGATAAAGAATGAGGCAATCGGGATTTAAATGCCCCGGTTGCCTTTGTTTTTGATAAAGGCTGTTTTCGCATAGATTGTTGCTTTACGTACAAAGGAATACTCCGTGCGTTGTCTGTCTTTGTGCTATCTTTTCGTAAGCTCTTCAAAAGTTTTAATACTGAACATATATTTAAAATGATGTTTTTTTGTCCAATAGCAACGAAGTTTACGAAAAGAGCCTTGATACATAAATTATCTAACCAAAGCAGTTCTTGCATAGCTCCCATGCTTAACTCTCGGAAGATTTTACGTCTCCTCTCTACGTAAATTCATAACACCTCGTGAACTGCCAAGCTGTGCTTTCTAAAGACCAAGACTATGAAATCAGTAGGCAAATGAGCAAGAAGCTTTGTACTTTTCTTTTTTTCATAAAGAAAAGTACATGATTCAATTGCTCGAAAACCCCCATATCGTTATTCTTTAATAAAAGAAAAACGATATAAAAAGGAGACAAGCAGCAAATATGACAATTAAATGTGGACCTTACAATCTTGATTATCATAATAAGACATTAATCATGGGAATTTTGAATATAACACCTGACTCTTTTTCTGACGGAGGACATTTCTTTAAAACGGAAGAAGCTATAGACCATGCAAAGCAATTGGAGAAGGATGGGGCAGATATTCTTGATATTGGAGGAGAATCTACCAGGCCGGGGCATGATCCTTTGTCAGCCCATGAAGAAATTGCAAGGGTTATTCCTGTTATTGAAGCCATTGCAAAGGATGTTACAATCCCGATTTCCATTGATACATATAAGGCTGAAACAGCTAAAAGGACGATTGAAGCGGGTGCAGTAATGATTAATGATATTTGGGGAGCAAAAAAAGATCCTGAAATTGCGTCGGTAGCTGCCGATTATAATGTTCCCATTATTTTGATGCATAATAGGGAAGAAAGAAATTATGAGAGCTTTGTCCGTGATGTTTTACAAGACTTGTACGAAAGTATATCAATAGCTAAAAAGGCTGGAGTCAAAGACCATCAAATTATTCTGGATCCAGGAATAGGATTTGCAAAAGATTTTAAGGAAAACTTATTAATGATGAGGAATCTGGATAAGCTTGTTGGACTAGGATACCCTGTACTGCTGGCGACCTCCAGGAAAAGAATGATTGGACATGCTCTTGATTTGCCTGTGGATCAAAGAATGGAAGGTACAGGTGCGACGGTATGTTATGGCATTGAAAAAGGGTGCCATATGGTCAGGGTTCATGATGTGAAGGAAATGAGCAGAATGGCAAAAATGATGGATGTTCTCATTGGCAAGGGGGATACAAATGGATAAGATCTACCTTAATGAAATGAAATTTTATGGCTATCACGGAGTACTACCGGAGGAAAACAGGCTTGGACAGCGATTTTGGGTATCGATTGTCCTATCTCTGGATTTGAAAAATGCGGGCATGTCTGACGATTTGCATGACACCGTCAGCTATGCTGATATATTTGAAGATGTAAAGGGGATTGTTGAGGGAAGACCATTTAAACTATTGGAAGCAGTGGCAGAATCCATTGCTGCGGTCATTTTATCTAAATATTCAAAGGTACATTCCGCTAAAATAAAGATTATCAAGCCTGACCCTCCTATTCCAGGCCATTATAATTCCGTAGCGGTGGAGATTGAAAGAGGGAGAGAAATTGAATAAAGCCTATTTGTCACTTGGTTCAAATATTGGAAATAGAAATGAATTCCTGGAACGGGCAATAGAAGAATTAGTAAAAATAAAGGAAATTAAAGTAACAGCGCTGTCATCCATTTATGAAACAGATCCCGTAGGCTATACAGACCAAGCCCCTTTTTTAAATATGGCTGTTGAGTTAGAGACATCCTTAACGACAAACGATTTGCTGGATGCGTGTTTAAAAATTGAAAGTGAATCAGGAAGAAAAAGGGAAATTAAGTGGGGGCCGAGGACATTAGACCTTGACATTTTACTGTATAATAACGAAAATATTGAAGCAGATAACCTTATAATTCCTCATCCGAGGATGCATGAAAGAGCTTTTGTTTTAATTCCATTACTGGAAATAAACCGTACTTTATGGCATCCTTTGATGGATGCTCCGTTAACTCGCGTCCTAGATGAAATCGATGATAAAGAGGGAGTTCGGTTATGGAGACAGATAAATGGGGAAGACGCATCCGCGCTTTTCGAAAATTAAAAGGCTTTACTCAGGAAAGCCTAGCTAAAGAATTAAATGTATCTGTATCGGTGCTCGGTGAAATTGAAAGAGGGAGCAGACAGCCTTCAGAAGAGTTCTTAATGAAAGTTACCGCGCTTTTTAACATAACCCTCGAGGAGTTAAAGCCTGCTCAACATTAATATATATGCTTGGAATGTAAATACAAAAGGAGGAACCATAATGCTCAAAATAGGGAATGTTGAAATGAAAAACCCTGTCGTACTTGCACCTATGGCCGGGATATGTAATTCTGCATTTCGCCTTACGGTAAAAGAATTTGGTGCAGGGCTCGTTTGCGCTGAAATGATCAGCGATAAAGGGATTGTCTTTCAAAACGAGAAAACAATGAACATGCTTTACATTGATGAGCGTGAAAATCCGTTAAGCCTTCAAATCTTTGGCGGTGAGAAAGAAACACTTGTCGAAGCGGCTAAATTCGTGGATAAAAATACAAATGCAGATATTATTGATATTAATATGGGATGTCCGGTGAACAAAATCATTAAATGCGAAGCAGGTGCAAAATGGCTGCTTGATCCGAATAAGATCTATGAAATGGTATCAGCAGTTGTGGACGCAGTTGATAAACCTGTAACAGTCAAAATGAGAATTGGCTGGGACGATGATCATATCTTTGCCATAGAAAACGCTAAGGCTGTTGAACGCGCAGGCGGTGCTGCTGTTTCTATGCATGGCCGTACAAGGGTTCAAATGTACGAAGGAACGGCAAACTGGGATATTATCCGTGAGGTAAAACAATCTCTTAACATTCCGCTGATTGGGAATGGGGATGTAAATACGCCTGAAGATGCGAAACGGATGCTTGATGAGACGGGTGTAGACGGAGTTATGATTGGAAGAGCTGCCCTGGGAAATCCATGGATGATTTACAGTACGGTTAAATACCTGGAAACAGGTGAACTTGTTAGCGATCCATCTATTCGTGAAAAAATTGATGTCTGCCTTCTTCATTTAGACCGATTGATTGCACTGAAGAATGAGCATATTGCTGTAAGAGAAATGAGAAAACATGCAGCATGGTACTTGAAGGGCTTGCGAGGAAATGCAAAAGTAAGAAACGGCATCAATGCCTGCAATACGCGCAATGACCTGGTAACACTTCTGACGAACTATGTGGAAGAAGTAGAATCTGAAGACAGCGATGTTAAAGTAGGATAATGAACTAGTAGATTGAACTGCCAGGGCACACTGGCAGTTTTTTAGCGTAGGGAACAAAACGGTCCTCTTGAAAATAAAATGGTGAAGCTGAATAGCAGTTGCCCAACTATGATTGATTCAATTTGATGAATAAAGGCCTTGCTTGCTGGGTCATTCACCATGAGCATAGTCGGACCATTAAAAAGACGTTAGCTTTATGGGGTTGTGTTCGTTGGAGGGTCTATTTAATTGATTAAATTAAAAGTTTTTTGTATTGTAAAGAAAAACAATATCTTAGGGGATGCTTGAATATATAATTTTGTGTAAAATAATAGGATGAGCAAAAAAAGATTTTACCGATCATTATATAATATTACGTATAAATGAATGAATTTCGGTCAAGACCTTAAACAATAGATTGGAGTGGGAAGAATGAGTGAGGAATTAAATGACCTCTTACAAGTTAGAAGAGAAAAACTGGCGGCATTAAGAGAAAAGGGTTTAGATCCATTTGGAAAGCGTTTTGATCGTACCCATACTACCCAAAGTATTAAAGACCTTTATGAAAACCTTACTAAAGAAGAATTGGAAGAAAAAGATATTACGGCAACGATAGCCGGCCGTATTATGACTAAAAGGGGTAAAGGGAAAGCGGGCTTTGCCCATGTCCAGGATTTACAGGGACAAATTCAATTATATGTTCGTAAGGATGCAGTCGGAGAAGAGCAATACGAAATCTTTGACTCTGTTGATTTAGGAGATATTGTGGGTGTTACTGGTACTGTTTTTAAAACAAAGGTAGGAGAATTATCAATAAAAGTGAAAGATTTTGTATTACTGACAAAGTCTTTACGTCCGCTTCCTGATAAATTCCACGGTTTGAAAGATGTTGAACAGCGTTACCGTCAGCGTTATTTAGATCTCATTATGAGCAATGACAGCAAAACTACTTTTGTTACAAGAAGCTTAATCATTCAATCTATGAGGCGCTATCTTGATAATAACGGTTATCTTGAAGTGGAAACACCAATGATGCATGCTATTGCAGGGGGAGCGGCAGCGCGTCCGTTCATTACGCATCATAATGCTTTGGACATTCCTTTATTTATGCGTATTGCCATCGAATTGCATTTAAAACGCCTTATTGTCGGCGGTCTTGAAAAGGTATATGAAATTGGGCGTGTTTTCCGTAATGAAGGCGTATCTACAAGACATAATCCTGAATTTACAATGCTTGAATTGTATGAAGCATATGCAGACTATAATGATATTATGAATTTAACTGAAAATATGGTAGCCCATATTTCTAAAGAGGTTCTTGGAACTACTTCTATTCAATATGGTGAACATGAAGTAAATCTAGAGCCTGAATGGCGCAGACTTCATATGGTAGATGCAGTTAAGGAATACACTGGAGTGGATTTCTGGCCTGAAATGTCTATAGAAGAAGCCCGCGCGCTAGCAAAAGAACACAATATAGAAATCACGGCACATATGGAGTTTGGGCATATTGTAAATGAGTTTTTTGAGCAAAGAGTAGAGGACAAGCTTATTCAGCCTACGTTCATTTATGGGCATCCGGTTGAAATTTCTCCTCTTGCTAAGAAGAATGACGAGGATCCAAGGTTTACAGACCGTTTTGAGTTGTTTATTGTTGGCCGTGAACATGCAAATGCATTTACGGAGCTTAATGATCCTATTGACCAACGTGAAAGATTTGAGAAGCAATTGAAAGAGCGCGAACACGGAAATGATGAAGCTCACATGATGGATGATGACTTTGTTGAATCCCTTGAGTACGGTATGCCTCCAACAGGCGGATTGGGTATCGGTATCGACCGGTTAGTTATGTTGTTAACTAACGCTCCTTCTATTCGTGATGTTCTATTATTCCCTTTAATGAAAAATAGAGATTAATCACAATTCAGAAAAGCCTCTGCGTAAGCAGGGGCTTTTTAACAGGATAAGAAAGTGTAAAAGGTTATAGTAAATAGAGTATTTAATCAATATAGTCTCTGTCTAGCACAGGCTGGATGGTTACAAACCAGCCTTCCTAACCCTCGGCTCGAGGTCATAAGCCCAGCTGTCTAGAAGGTAAAAAGGCAAAACTTCAAGCCGGCTAGTCCTATGCTTTCCGCCTAAAGCTGTGCGCTTTTCAATTTTCTTGCGTATTTATTCATTAATTTTTAAAAAATCTATTGCGTAAATAATTTTAAGGTGGTATATTATTATTCGTTGCCAAATACGGGCTAACAACGCAATAAAATAAATTAAAAAAGTTGTTGACAGTAACATTTGAAAGTAGTAAGATATAAAGGTCGCTGAGAAAACGACGAAAATGATTGATCTTTGAAAACTGAACGAAACAGAAACGTCAACGTTAATTCTTTGTCTTATATAGACAACAACTTTAAGAGCTAAATCAACTCTTTTTTGGAGAGTTTGATCCTGGCTCAGGACGAACGCTGGCGGCGTGCCTAATACATGCAAGTCGAGCGAATCAATTGGGAGCTTGCTCCCTTTTGGTTAGCGGCGGACGGGTGAGTAACACGTGGGTAACCTGCCTGTAAGACTGGGATAACTCCGGGAAACCGGGGCTAATACCGGATAACTTCTTCCTCCGCATGGGGGAATATTGAAAGATGGCTTCGGCTATCACTTACAGATGGACCCGCGGCGCATTAGCTAGTTGGTGAGGTAACGGCTCACCAAGGCAACGATGCGTAGCCGACCTGAGAGGGTGATCGGCCACACTGGGACTGAGACACGGCCCAGACTCCTACGGGAGGCAGCAGTAGGGAATCTTCCGCAATGGACGAAAGTCTGACGGAGCAACGCCGCGTGAGTGATGAAGGTTTTCGGATCGTAAAACTCTGTTGTTAGGGAAGAACAAGTACCGTTCGAATAGGGCGGTACCTTGACGGTACCTAACCAGAAAGCCACGGCTAACTACGTGCCAGCAGCCGCGGTAATACGTAGGTGGCAAGCGTTGTCCGGAATTATTGGGCGTAAAGCGCGCGCAGGCGGTTTCTTAAGTCTGATGTGAAAGCCCACGGCTCAACCGTGGAGGGTCATTGGAAACTGGGAGACTTGAGTGCAGAAGAGGAGAGTGGAATTCCACGTGTAGCGGTGAAATGCGTAGATATGTGGAGGAACACCAGTGGCGAAGGCGACTCTCTGGTCTGTAACTGACGCTGAGGCGCGAAAGCGTGGGGAGCGAACAGGATTAGATACCCTGGTAGTCCACGCCGTAAACGATGAGTGCTAAGTGTTAGAGGGTTTCCGCCCTTTAGTGCTGCAGCTAACGCATTAAGCACTCCGCCTGGGGAGTACGGCCGCAAGGCTGAAACTCAAAGGAATTGACGGGGGCCCGCACAAGCGGTGGAGCATGTGGTTTAATTCGAAGCAACGCGAAGAACCTTACCAGGTCTTGACATCCTCTGACAACCCTAGAGATAGGGCTTTCCCCTTCGGGGGACAGAGTGACAGGTGGTGCATGGTTGTCGTCAGCTCGTGTCGTGAGATGTTGGGTTAAGTCCCGCAACGAGCGCAACCCTTGACCTTAGTTGCCAGCATTCAGTTGGGCACTCTAGGGTGACTGCCGGTGACAAACCGGAGGAAGGTGGGGATGACGTCAAATCATCATGCCCCTTATGACCTGGGCTACACACGTGCTACAATGGATGGTACAAAGGGCTGCAAGACCGCGAGGTTTAGCCAATCCCATAAAACCATTCTCAGTTCGGATTGTAGGCTGCAACTCGCCTACATGAAGCCGGAATCGCTAGTAATCGCGGATCAGCATGCCGCGGTGAATACGTTCCCGGGCCTTGTACACACCGCCCGTCACACCACGAGAGTTTGTAACACCCGAAGTCGGTGAGGTAACCTTTTGGAGCCAGCCGCCGAAGGTGGGACAGATGATTGGGGTGAAGTCGTAACAAGGTAGCCGTATCGGAAGGTGCGGCTGGATCACCTCCTTTCTAAGGAAAATGAAGCTTCGCTTCATAAAAAGACGTTTTTCGTTTCGTTCAGTTTTGAAGGTTCAATCCTTCAAAACATTGTTCTTTGAAAACTAGATAAAAGAAGTAACCAAGTAAAACCGAGAATCGCCACTTTATGGATTTCAATCCATTTTAGTAGTAATAAAAACCTTTTAGGTTAAGTTAGTAAGGGCGCACGGTGGATGCCTTGGCACTAGGAGCCGATGAAGGACGGTACTAACACCGATATGCTTCGGGGAGCTGTAAGTAAGCTTTGATCCGGAGATTTCCGAATGGGGAAACCCACTGCCCGTAATGGGGTAGTATCTTTACCTGAATACATAGGGTACTGAAGGCAGACCCGGGGAACTGAAACATCTAAGTACCCGGAGGAAGAGAAAGCAATTGCGATTTCCTGAGTAGCGGCGAGCGAAACGGAATTAGCCCAAACCAAGAGGCTTGCCTCTTGGGGTTGTAGGACACTCTATACGGAGTTACAAAGGAACGAGGTAAATGAAGAGGTCTGGAAAGGCCCGTCAAAGAAGGTAACAACCCTGTAGTTGAAACTTCGTTCCCTCTTGAGTGTATCCTGAGTACGGCGGGACACGTGAAATCCCGTCGGAAGCTGGGAGGACCATCTCCCAAGGCTAAATACTCCCTAGTGACCGATAGTGAACCAGTACCGTGAGGGAAAGGTGAAAAGCACCCCGGAAGGGGAGTGAAAGAGATCCTGAAACCGTGTGCCTACAAGTAGTCAAAGCCCTATGCATTTATGCAGGGTAATGGCGTGCCTTTTGTAGAATGAACCGGCGAGTTACGATTTCATGCAAGGTTAAGCTGATAAGGCGGAGCCGCAGCGAAAGCGAGTCTGAATAGGGCGAATGAGTATGAGGTCGTAGACCCGAAACCAGGTGATCTACCCATGTCCAGGGTGAAGGTAAGGTAACACTTACTGGAGGCCCGAACCCACGCACGTTGAAAAGTGCGGGGATGAGGTGTGGGTAGCGGAGAAATTCCAATCGAACCTGGAGATAGCTGGTTCTCTCCGAAATAGCTTTAGGGCTAGCCTCAAGAGAAGAGTATTGGAGGTAGAGCACTGTTTGGACTAGGGGCCCTCATCGGGTTACCGAATTCAGACAAACTCCGAATGCCAAATACTTATTCTTGGGAGTCAGACTGTGAGTGATAAGATCCATGGTCAAAAGGGAAACAGCCCAGACCACCAGCTAAGGTCCCAAAGTATACGTTAAGTGGAAAAGGATGTGGAGTTGCTTAGACAACCAGGATGTTGGCTTAGAAGCAGCCACCATTTAAAGAGTGCGTAATAGCTCACTGGTCGAGTGACTCTGCGCCGAAAATGTACCGGGGCTAAACGTATCACCGAAGCTGTGGATTGACACCGTAGGTGTCAGTGGTAGGAGAGCGTTCTAAGGGCGTTGAAGCTAGACCGTAAGGACTGGTGGAGCGCTTAGAAGTGAGAATGCCGGTATGAGTAGCGAAAGAAGGGTGAGAATCCCTTCCACCGAATGCCTAAGGTTTCCTGAGGAAGGCTCGTCCGCTCAGGGTTAGTCGGGACCTAAGCCGAGGCCGAAAGGCGTAGGCGATGGACAACAGGTTGATATTCCTGTACCACCTCTTTTCCGTTTGAGTGATGGGGGGACGCAGGAGGATAGGGTAAGCACGGCGCTGGATTGCCGTGTCCAAGCAGTTAGGCTGATGATGAGGCAAATCCTTATCATTAAAGCGGAGCTGTGATGGCGAGGGAAATATAGTACCGAAGTTCCTGATTCCACACTGCCAAGAAAAGCCTCTAGCGAGGAAAAAGGTGCCCGTACCGCAAACCGACACAGGTAGGCGAGGAGAGAATCCTAAGGTGAGCGAGAGAACTCTCGTTAAGGAACTCGGCAAAATGACCCCGTAACTTCGGGAGAAGGGGTGCTCTGGTAGGGTGCAAGCCCGAGAGAGCCGCAGTGAATAGGCCCAGGCGACTGTTTAGCAAAAACACAGGTCTCTGCGAAGCCGCAAGGCGAAGTATAGGGGCTGACGCCTGCCCGGTGCTGGAAGGTTAAGGAGAGGGGTTAGCGCAAGCGAAGCTCTGAACTGAAGCCCCAGTAAACGGCGGCCGTAACTATAACGGTCCTAAGGTAGCGAAATTCCTTGTCAGGTAAGTTCTGACCCGCACGAAAGGCGTAACGATCTGGGCACTGTCTCAACGAGAGACTCGGTGAAATTATAGTACCTGTGAAGATGCAGGTTACCCGCGACAGGACGGAAAGACCCCGTGGAGCTTTACTGCAGCTTGATATTGAATTTTGGTACAACTTGTACAGGATAGGTAGGAGCCTTTGAAGCCGGAGCGCCAGCTTCGGTGGAGGCGTCGGTGGGATACTACCCTGGTTGTATTGAAATTCTAACCCGCACCCCTGATCGGGGTGGGAGACAGTGTCAGGCAGGCAGTTTGACTGGGGCGGTCGCCTCCTAAAGAGTAACGGAGGCGCCCAAAGGTTCCCTCAGAATGGTTGGAAATCATTCGCAGAGTGTAAAGGCACAAGGGAGCTTGACTGCGAGACCTACAAGTCGAGCAGGGACGAAAGTCGGGCTTAGTGATCCGGTGGTTCCGCATGGAAGGGCCATCGCTCAACGGATAAAAGCTACCCCGGGGATAACAGGCTTATCTCCCCCAAGAGTCCACATCGACGGGGAGGTTTGGCACCTCGATGTCGGCTCATCGCATCCTGGGGCTGTAGTCGGTCCCAAGGGTTGGGCTGTTCGCCCATTAAAGCGGTACGCGAGCTGGGTTCAGAACGTCGTGAGACAGTTCGGTCCCTATCCGTCGTGGGCGTAGGAAATTTGAGAGGAGCTGTCCTTAGTACGAGAGGACCGGGATGGACGCACCGCTGGTGTACCAGTTGTCTTGCCAAAGGCATCGCTGGGTAGCTATGTGCGGAAGGGATAAGTGCTGAAAGCATCTAAGCATGAAGCCCCCCTCAAGATGAGATTTCCCATAGCGCAAGCTAGTAAGATCCCTGAAAGATGATCAGGTTGATAGGTTCGAGGTGGAAGTGTGGTGACACATGGAGCTGACGGATACTAATCGATCGAGGACTTAACCAATAAATAAAACGATTCAAGGTTATGCTTGGTTTCTCATATCTAGTTTTGAAGGAGCAATCCTTAATTAAATACGGTCTGGTAATTATGGCGAGAAGGTCACACCCGTTCCCATCCCGAACACGGAAGTTAAGCTTCTCAGCGCCGATGGTAGTTGGGGGCTGTCCCCCTGTGAGAGTAGGACATTGCCAGGCATTATATTGGAGGATTAGCTCAGCTGGGAGAGCACCTGCCTTACAAGCAGGGGGTCGGCGGTTCGAACCCGTCATCCTCCACCATTATTAGCCGGCCTAGCTCAATTGGTAGAGCAACTGACTTGTAATCAGTAGGTTGGGGGTTCAAGTCCTCTGGCCGGCACCACTTTTATGGAAATTAGTACGAGCCATTAGCTCAGTCGGTAGAGCACGATGAATAATCTTCACTGAATTATCATCAGCGTACCAATCGAGCTGCATCTTGCAAGACATCCTGAGATTGGGACGTCGTAGATGCCACAAGGTTTAGGCTGTATACTATAAATCAAGGTTTTCATTGTTTGAGCCATTAGCTCAGTCGGTAGAGCATCTGACTTTTAATCAGAGGGTCGAAGGTTCGAGTCCTTCATGGCTCACCATTTAAATATGCGGGTGTGGCGGAATTGGCAGACGCACCAGACTTAGGATCTGGCGCCGCAAGGCGTGGGGGTTCGACTCCCTTCACCCGCACTTATTTGAAATTTTGCGGAAGTAGTTCAGTGGTAGAACACCACCTTGCCAAGGTGGGGGTCGCGGGTTCGAATCCCGTCTTCCGCTCCAAACACCCTTGCCGGGGTGGCGGAACTGGCAGACGCACAGGACTTAAAATCCTGCGGTAGGTGACTACCGTACCGGTTCGATTCCGGTCCTCGGCACCAAAGTTTTTTGCGGCAGCAAAATAACTTTTCTTTAAGCGCCCGTAGCTCAATTGGATAGAGCGTTTGACTACGGATCAAAAGGTTAGGGGTTCGACTCCTCTCGGGCGCGCCATTAAATATTTTTATATTATATGGTTACAAACGGGAAGTAGCTCAGCTTGGTAGAGCACATGGTTTGGGACCATGGGGTCGCAGGTTCGAATCCTGTCTTCCCGACCACTAATATGGGGCCTTAGCTCAGCTGGGAGAGCGCCTGCTTTGCACGCAGGAGGTCAGCGGTTCGATCCCGCTAGGCTCCACCAATAAGAATGAATTGTTCCTTGAAAAC is a genomic window containing:
- a CDS encoding helix-turn-helix domain-containing protein codes for the protein METDKWGRRIRAFRKLKGFTQESLAKELNVSVSVLGEIERGSRQPSEEFLMKVTALFNITLEELKPAQH
- the folB gene encoding dihydroneopterin aldolase codes for the protein MDKIYLNEMKFYGYHGVLPEENRLGQRFWVSIVLSLDLKNAGMSDDLHDTVSYADIFEDVKGIVEGRPFKLLEAVAESIAAVILSKYSKVHSAKIKIIKPDPPIPGHYNSVAVEIERGREIE
- the lysS gene encoding lysine--tRNA ligase, which codes for MSEELNDLLQVRREKLAALREKGLDPFGKRFDRTHTTQSIKDLYENLTKEELEEKDITATIAGRIMTKRGKGKAGFAHVQDLQGQIQLYVRKDAVGEEQYEIFDSVDLGDIVGVTGTVFKTKVGELSIKVKDFVLLTKSLRPLPDKFHGLKDVEQRYRQRYLDLIMSNDSKTTFVTRSLIIQSMRRYLDNNGYLEVETPMMHAIAGGAAARPFITHHNALDIPLFMRIAIELHLKRLIVGGLEKVYEIGRVFRNEGVSTRHNPEFTMLELYEAYADYNDIMNLTENMVAHISKEVLGTTSIQYGEHEVNLEPEWRRLHMVDAVKEYTGVDFWPEMSIEEARALAKEHNIEITAHMEFGHIVNEFFEQRVEDKLIQPTFIYGHPVEISPLAKKNDEDPRFTDRFELFIVGREHANAFTELNDPIDQRERFEKQLKEREHGNDEAHMMDDDFVESLEYGMPPTGGLGIGIDRLVMLLTNAPSIRDVLLFPLMKNRD
- the folP gene encoding dihydropteroate synthase; this translates as MTIKCGPYNLDYHNKTLIMGILNITPDSFSDGGHFFKTEEAIDHAKQLEKDGADILDIGGESTRPGHDPLSAHEEIARVIPVIEAIAKDVTIPISIDTYKAETAKRTIEAGAVMINDIWGAKKDPEIASVAADYNVPIILMHNREERNYESFVRDVLQDLYESISIAKKAGVKDHQIILDPGIGFAKDFKENLLMMRNLDKLVGLGYPVLLATSRKRMIGHALDLPVDQRMEGTGATVCYGIEKGCHMVRVHDVKEMSRMAKMMDVLIGKGDTNG
- the dusB gene encoding tRNA dihydrouridine synthase DusB, with amino-acid sequence MLKIGNVEMKNPVVLAPMAGICNSAFRLTVKEFGAGLVCAEMISDKGIVFQNEKTMNMLYIDERENPLSLQIFGGEKETLVEAAKFVDKNTNADIIDINMGCPVNKIIKCEAGAKWLLDPNKIYEMVSAVVDAVDKPVTVKMRIGWDDDHIFAIENAKAVERAGGAAVSMHGRTRVQMYEGTANWDIIREVKQSLNIPLIGNGDVNTPEDAKRMLDETGVDGVMIGRAALGNPWMIYSTVKYLETGELVSDPSIREKIDVCLLHLDRLIALKNEHIAVREMRKHAAWYLKGLRGNAKVRNGINACNTRNDLVTLLTNYVEEVESEDSDVKVG
- the cysK gene encoding cysteine synthase A, translated to MARLVNSIAELVGNTPIVKVNRLADENSADVYLKLEYFNPGSSVKDRIALAMIEAAEKAGKLNAGDTIVEPTSGNTGIGLAMIAAVKGYSSVLVMPDTMSLERRNLLRAYGAELVLTPGAEGMKGAVAKAEELVREKGYFMPQQFQNEANPEVHRQTTGKEIVESMGSQLDAFVAGIGTGGTISGAGEVLRKAYPSIKIYAVEPKDSPILDGGKPGPHKLQGLGANFVPATLNREIFDEIIHVSTEEAFEAAREAAKKEGILAGISSGAAIHAALKVAKELGKGKKVVAIIPDNGERYLSTPLYQFED
- the folK gene encoding 2-amino-4-hydroxy-6-hydroxymethyldihydropteridine diphosphokinase; the encoded protein is MNKAYLSLGSNIGNRNEFLERAIEELVKIKEIKVTALSSIYETDPVGYTDQAPFLNMAVELETSLTTNDLLDACLKIESESGRKREIKWGPRTLDLDILLYNNENIEADNLIIPHPRMHERAFVLIPLLEINRTLWHPLMDAPLTRVLDEIDDKEGVRLWRQINGEDASALFEN